In Taeniopygia guttata chromosome Z, bTaeGut7.mat, whole genome shotgun sequence, the sequence ttgtatttttaatgtatctCACAACAGCTACCAGCAGACTGGTACTACATTGATTTAATGCCTGGAGACAAAAAGCTCAGACTTCTACACTGACTTTTTGCTGGGGTTTTCCACTCTTGCTTCAAGAGTCACTCAGTGTTGCCTGCAGAGCACTGACACCCTGCAGCAAACTTATCCATGGGCATCAGTACAAAACTGGGACACCTGACTTGGTGCCACAACTCCCACAAGCAGAGGACGCGGTGTCAGAACCTCTGCAGAAGCGTGGAGGGCAGGGCTCAGGGAGGTTGTGCCAGTGCAGGATTTGAACTGAAGGCACCGGGAAGCACCAACCCTGCAGACAAGAACTCAACTCTTCTCATCTCCCCTCCTGCCAGAGGCAGCCTCAGAGCAGCCGTCTCACACCTCTCTAAACCAATGGGGGCTCTGTCCTTACCAGGCTCCTCGGGCTCCTGGGAACTGTTCGTGCAGCTCTCGGTGCCAGAGGAAgctccctctgctgcagctctgtccacAGGCTTCCCTCCTGAAGCCTCAGGCACAACATTAATATTGCCcttgaaagagaaacagaaagaaacccTTCTCAGCAGTTACACAGAATACCTGGTCCAACAACTCTGTGGCTCACGCTCTTAATCCCGCGCTCCTAACAAGAAGTCTGGGCCCCAAAGCCCTTCAACTGTCAAAAAGATTTGACTCCTCAAACACAGTCCAAAGGCTGTCAAAGCTGACAGTGTTGGACATGGGTGTGACACTAAACACGTGGAATGGCTGCTAAGGAACAAATCTtgccagctcctggcacagggatgtgctcCTCCCtccacagccctgagcacagcagTCTCATCCAGGCTGCAGCTTGGCAAGACTGCATGGGAACACACAACTCTTCCCACAGAGATGCCCAAGAGCAAGGTGACTGAGCTCTGCAACATGGACAGCAAGACTGGCCAGTCTGCCCAGCTGAGGATGGAAACTGGACTGCAGGCACCAGGTTACTGAGAGGACAggaaagctgcagctccagcccagccccacccatGGCTGTGGGAGCGCCtacaggcacagcagggctctcacagcagcagcagctgcagcccagccctgctttgccttggcctACCCACCCAAAAGAGGCAGAGCCCACATCTCCACATCTGCTGCTGGAACAGAGGCACCTCTCGCATGCCCCTCCCTGCACGGGACACTTTTCCTTCAGTGGCAATTCTCTTCTTTCCCATCAAACAAAGCCTCTTAGAACCTACCGAGCTTCCACTTCCTCACCACAAATGCCCCTGCAGGAGGATTCTTCCCAGGAAAATGAGCACCCAAACCTGGCCAACACAAAAGGCTCACACCTTTTCATCCTTACTCAGGGGGgagaatttttcattccctttttAGGAAATCTTGCTTTAGCAAGCACATCCTTCCCTGTCTGTTCACAGCTGAACTCAAGAAGCCTTTGCTTCTCAGCCCTGCACCAACATTCAAAAGCTCTCAGACCAGCCCCTTTCATCCCTGTCCAATGCAGTTACCTGAGCAGACGGAGAAAACATCTCCTCCAGTGTCTCAAGCACCATGTCCAGATCCACTGGGGGCAATTCCTCTTCCCCAGGAGTACTCCAcagccagctgggagctgtccatgctccaaaaccagcactgccagctgcagcacagggggcTGAAGTGTCCTTGGTGGCTACAAGAATCCAAACACATTGGTCAGGCTCCTGAATGTCGCTTTGCGATGCAAAGCTCTATTGCTGCCTTGGATGAAACATCACAAAAAGCACACAGCAACCTCAGTTCAAAAAATGTATTCAGACTTCCCTGGGAACTGGAAAAGTGAGTTCTTCCTCTTAAACAGTTATTCTAATTGACATGTACACAGATTTTAGCATGGATTGTAAATCTGGtatagacacacacacacaaagacaCCTTATAATCACAGCCTTTTGTATCTTCTCAGCAGCTTTGGGATTTGGCTGCTGGAGTTTCTCATCACAAAAGACCACAGAATGTAGATGCACCCAGGAAGAGCCCAGATCCTCAGACACACACACTGAAATTAGTGAGTTTATTCTAAAAACAACCTTGAGGCTGAGGCCATATGCTGCTGGTGCAGCTGTTCTGGAGTACACAGAGCTCATTTCAATGGCACGGCTTGATTTGCAGGGCAGACAGTGTTAAACATTCTGCAATATCCTATCACCGTCCTAGTTTGTCTTCATTCAAAGAAACAGGGGAGTGCACCTAACACCGACCACTTCTCAGGCAATATCTTTTGCCTTCCCTTGTACCCCTACAGAGAGGCTGTCTGGAAAATGCCCAGAACACCCTCCCAGTCTGCAGCAAGGACAGGAAGCACTGCAGGAAAACACTTCAAATGGTCATTAACCAGGACCTGTTTGAAGAGGAAAGGTAGAAGCTCTTTCCATACCTGATGGGCTGCAGGCTGGCAAATGCTGCTTGGAAGATGtgcagcagcttctctgtgGAGAGGCCATGGGAGGGCTGTGATGGTCTACAGGAACCAGAGGAATGGTGAGCTCAGGGTGGCATTTATGCTCCATGGGACCCAGTGGGATGATGAGCTCACAGTTGAGACTAAATTTGCCGGTGCCTGGTTCCTCTGACGAAACCCCAAGAAGTCCAGATGAGGTAAAGATTTTCTTGGGAGATGCTAGGAAAAGCTCAGACTCCTGAGCACCTGCACTTTGCCTGGAAGGGCCTGGAGGAAGCTCTAAACCCTCAGGTGAGGCAGCACTGAGGTCCTGGTAGGAGAGCACTGTGTAGGAgtgaggaaagaagaaaggaagcaaaggaaaggCTGGATCATTATTGGGATTGGGTGTGCTTCCCTTGGCAGCAACTGTACTTATGTCAGGGAAGACAAAAGCTCCCACCCTCCCAAGCAgggtgagaaagaaaataaagaatcaAACATGCTCTGGGGCTATTTAACTAGCAGTTCCTTGTCTACTTCGCTCTCCCCTATTCGCTCAACTGTCTGGGAAAACTATTCCACTgcccttccctggcaggggccAACTGCCAGAAACCCAACTGAAGCTCTCTTCCCCACTGCCCCAGAGGGACAGGGGGGTCCCTCCCACTGGACCTGACCAGGACCGAGCCCTCAGCTCACACGCACTCACGGAGAGCTCCCCAAGAACCCCAGAACTGGCAAGGAGCAGCGCCAGCCAGGGCGCAATGCAGGGCCAGCTGCAGCCGAGCGGGCCAGGCCGTGGTGagcgcagccgcggcgggactgtcccccagccccggcagcccggcACAGCCGGCACAGCTCCCGGGCCCTGCCGGCACAGCTGCCTTGCCCAAggacagcccctgtgccagccggggcagctgtgctgagcagccccagcacgggcAGGGCCCGCTCCTGCCCCGCCGGGCAGTGCCCGCGGCCTCAGCCCCGCCACCCTCCGCGCCCGCAGCTCCCGCCCCGTCTCACCGGCTCCGGGCGGCTGCCCGGCGGGGAAGGATGGCACCGCGCGCTCCGCGTGCAGCTCCTGGAAGCGGCTGGGCCGGCGGCTGCGCACCTCCAGCCCCGCCGCCAGCCGCTGCCTGTTGGCCCTGGTCAGGCGCTTGATGCGGAGCAGGAGGTCGGGGCGGTCGCGGCGAAAGTTGGGGTTGCTGTAGTGGAGCCAGCGTCCGGATTCGCCCAGCTCGGCTGAGCCAATCCCGCCCAGCACCTTGTGGAAGCCGTAGAGGTTGAGCTGCCGCACAAAGCTGCCAAAGCGCGACGCTTCGAAGGAGTCCGGGGCCAGCCCCGCCCTCTCACCGCCCGCCCCGTCGGCGTCGCCCGGGCTGAGCAGCTCCCGCTCGAAGAGGGAGCGGTCGatgagcagcccctgggcccgGCTGTCCCAGCGCACGGAGCGGACGCGGGGGCTGTTCACCAGGCGCCACAGCTTGGCGGGGAAGGTGCTGGCGCAGAGCCCGGCGGGCAGCGGCAGCTCCGCCATGGTGCCGATCGCCGAGTGCCGCCACAACGGCCACAGCGCAACGGCCGCGGCTGCGCCGGCGGCGCGCGGCCTGAGGGGGGCGCTGCGCTCGGGCCCCGGCGCGGGCCGGACTCGGCGGGACGAGCGCGGCAGAGCCGGGGCCGCGGGCAcagcgcgggcggggcggctcccggggctggCCGGGCTCGGCACGGCAGGGCCAGGTGCAAACCCTCTCtttccctggctgcagccatCCTTCTGCCTTTGCTTTGCAGCCCAATCCCAAGCcagcaaggaaggaaaataaaaaagctgcttcccaggcagttagcctcctgcagctcttgTTGCCTGGGGTTATTCCTGTCCAAGTCCAAGACTTCTCATTTCCCTTTGTTGAACGCCATCAGATTCCCCTCAGGCCAATTCTTTAGCATGCTGAGGTCCCTTTAAATGGCAAAAGCATTTGAGCTATCAGCTGCCCTTGCCAGTTTCATATTGTCTGCAGACTTGCTGAGGGTAAACTGCTCCTCCAGCTTGGCCACGAATGAAGACATTAAAGAGTATCTGCCCCAGGATCAGCCTCTGGGGGTCAGAGCACTCCTGCCTTATCTCCAGCTCTTTTTTGTGCTACTGATGACACTCCTCATCCGTTTTTCAGTCTTCCTTGCTGGGCATTTTGGCAATTTGTGTTTAAGCATTCTGTAGGAAACACTCTCAAAGGCTTGGGTAAAGCTGGGGTAGCCTTCATCCATTGCTCCATCCATATCCTATCAGTTTGGCTGTCCAGCAATTCCAGCAAAAATAACCGGTAAGAAATATGAAGCTCTAAACACAGTGTATTAAattcttctttctgctgctATTCTACGCCACAATAAAGATCTTGCTTTGTTTCCAGTACTAGACAGCtgattaaacaaaaaaaaacccaaaaaaccccaaacaaacaacaacaaaaaattctCCTTAACAGAATATAATTATGCCTATTTTTCAGAAGACACATaacatacatttattttcaggatTAGACTGAGATGAAAGGGTTTGAGAGCTTccagaattttaatatttttgttgtctCTAACTGTTTGGAAAACTGTTAGAACACGGTGAAGACatactgcttttgaaaatctcaTTCTGAAGTTTTGCATGCTTGTAGTACATATAAAAGTACCTACAAGAATTTTAGCAAACCTGTAGCTCAGATTCTTTACTTTCAAAATTAGGAAATGTCAGAATTGATTTGACCTTTTGTTTTTTATGCTGTGGTTCTGATTTCCACATTTttatatgcatatttatatattttttcagtaaCATGGTCACATACTGCATCTCCCTTCAGATCCCAAAATCATCAGTGCTCAGAATAGCCAATGAACAActaaatattctttttcatctcttttatTTACTAATAAACTCAGACACCGTTGATCTTTTGGGAATCCAGAACAATAGTTGTATGCAAAATTTGCAGGAAGATTTAAGTATCAAGCCCTGtgaattttctcttctctccttttctgttccccttttcccttcatCTCTTGCCTGACCTCAGGGTCCTTTCCCCTCTTGTCAGGCCCTCTGTTTGTTGTACTCCAGTGAAGCTTTCAGCCGCAGATTCCCCAGCGTGTGGCAGCACAAGTCTTCGAACAGTAGAACCAAACTGTGCTGAGAGCACAGACACCCCCTTGGCCAGCTTGGCTTTCAGCTGCCGGGGTAGCACGGAAGGAAAGGGGGCAAGAGAGAGCTGAGGACgctgccagagcagcccttggGCAATGCAGGGTGAGAGTGGCTTAAACTGCTGCTGAACCCCACTGCAGGTGCACAGGAGGCTGCTCTGCCATGGCCCGGGGCTGTGCCATCCATCCCTACGGAAAGGCAGCGCCAACAGGCTCCACCCATACCAAAACTTTGTCAGTCCTGCTAAACCCTCTCTTTGTCCTTCTGTCTTAACATTGACAGTGGTTTGGATAACAGAATGGAGGGGACACGAGACAACTGATTATAACTTGTAAATAAATTTCcatgggttttttgtttgcttgggggttttttgtttgttgtggtGTTTTACTTTGGTTTAGGGTTATTGCATGTGTGTGAGCCTTAAATGTGTCATAAAGTTCTTGTGCGTTCATGGGGCTGTGGAGTGCCCTCCACGGGGATCTCCTTGGCAATGCACAAGCCCAGAGACCAGCACGTGGCACCTCAGGCTGAGCGCAAAGGCAGCACAGGATGATCTGCAGGGTGCTCTGTAACAATAGGCACTTTGAGCTCTTGTCCAGTGTGTAAGAACTACCTCTCTTCTTCTTCAGATTCTCCTAAAAATGCACACTCTTCTTGTTTTGTATGATGCAGCTCTCCTAAACCTATCTTATACTGTATCTGCATAAGCATTCACACAGATGTTTGCTAAAACAATTCTGTT encodes:
- the LOC140680263 gene encoding uncharacterized protein, translating into MAELPLPAGLCASTFPAKLWRLVNSPRVRSVRWDSRAQGLLIDRSLFERELLSPGDADGAGGERAGLAPDSFEASRFGSFVRQLNLYGFHKVLGGIGSAELGESGRWLHYSNPNFRRDRPDLLLRIKRLTRANRQRLAAGLEVRSRRPSRFQELHAERAVPSFPAGQPPGAVLSYQDLSAASPEGLELPPGPSRQSAGAQESELFLASPKKIFTSSGLLGVSSEEPGTGKFSLNCELIIPLGPMEHKCHPELTIPLVPVDHHSPPMASPQRSCCTSSKQHLPACSPSATKDTSAPCAAAGSAGFGAWTAPSWLWSTPGEEELPPVDLDMVLETLEEMFSPSAQGNINVVPEASGGKPVDRAAAEGASSGTESCTNSSQEPEEPDIHLIYLARRAALHGKKDQRESL